In Cloacibacillus sp., the DNA window GCTGCGAGGCGACGAAGCGTATCCGGCAGATGCGGCGCAGCGACGCCGGCATCCCCATCATCGCCATGAGCGCCAACGCCTACACGGAGGATGTGGAGGTGGCGAAGGAGGCCGGCATGTCAGGCTACCTGACAAAACCGATAGATATAGACCTGTGGCTGCGGGAGATATATAAATTCATTTCCGAAGATACGGAGAGCCGGGCTGCGAACTGGCGTATACACCCCGGCGACTGAATTTCTCTCGCCGGGGTGTTCCTAAATATTACGTTATTAAACTGACCGGTCCCTCTGCCGCCCGTTTATGGGGGCGGAGGCCGCTTTTTTCCGGCTGTTGTTACAGTTTTTCGATCGGGACCCAGATTTCGCAGTAGGTATCTTCCGGATTTTCAGTGAACGGCGCATACAGCTCGATACTATAATTGCCGCCAAGCCTGTATTCCCTGCAATTCGGGAGCCATTCGCTCCAGATTTTCGTATTCACATCCTGTAAAGACTTGGGAAGCGCCCCATGACATGGAAATATCACCCACGTTCCCGCGGGAATCACCTTGGTGACATAGCCGTTGGGGATCTCGTTCCAGGGAATATAGTTATCCGCGATTAGATAATCAAAGATCTTTCCATCAACATCCATGCAGATACCGTACATCCCGCAGACAATTTGGTTCTCCCCGCTTTTCATATGTTCCCGCCAGAAGCTGGGGATCTCATCATAGCTGGTGTCGGTATTAAATTTCTTTGACTTGCCCATAACCGTAAAGGCTTCTTTTTCAGCAATTTTATACTCCAACATTGTGCCGCCCTCCATTGAGATTTTGATATGCAGCGGCGCGTAAGCGCGAAGCCGCGCGCCTTTTTTTGTCGCCGCGGAGGGAGAAACGCCGTGAAAGCGGGCAAACGCCCTGGCGAAACTATCCGGAGATTCATAGCCATATTTTATCGCGATATTTATGACCTTGTCGTTTTCCCTCGAAAGTTCCTGAGCGGCAAGCGTAAGACGGCGGTTGCGGATATATTCACCGATGGTAACGCCGCAAAGCACACTGAATATTCTCTGAAAATAAAAAGCGCTGACATAGCTGCATGCCGCTATATCCTCGATATTCAAATCCTCAGTAATATTATCTTCAATATACCTGATTGCGTTCTGAATGCCGTCCATCCAGCCGTTCATCTCATACCCACCGTCTCTCTGCGAATTCATTGTAGCGATGAAATTGGGAAAACTCCCGACTATTTATGCTTTTAGGTGCGGTGCCGTACTATGCCGCTGCTGCCGTGTCCGACTATTTTTCTCTGACTGCATGAGCGTATTTTAATAAATAAAATAGGAGCTGCGATATTCTAAATAAAGAATTATTGAAAAACGCGGGCAAACTTCCGATGCCCGCAATTCTGTCTTGGACACGACACAACTACCGCCGTTCCATACGGCGAACGCTTTTAATGGCCGGAGCGCAAAAATATCAGTTGCTTAGAGCCGCGATTACCTGCTGATCTATTCTTAGCTTACGCGCCTGTTTGCCCTGCCTCAGCGCCTGAGGAAAAACCAATAATCCTCGTCGAGATTCCTGATCTCAAAATGGCCGTGTCCGGCGCAGAGCGATAGCAATTCGCCGTTCGAAAAATCAGCCGCGACCACGTCCTTATCCCTCAGCAGCCGGCGGTTGAAATGGGCCATTGCCGCCAGCACGCGGAAATCTCTTCTCGCGGTGGGAGCGACGCCGCAGCCGAGCACATAGGTGACCGACCTTCCCTCCTTCAAAAGGGCGGAAAGGATTCCTTCCATCTCCTCAAAATGCGGTAGCGGTGTGGCTCCGTCGCCGTCTTTGCTGAAAATGAAATTATAAAACTCCGGACTGCCCTCCGCGAGCCTCCGATAATCGACCATATATTCATAAGCGGCGAGACGGTCGTCCGCTCCGCATACGCCAAAGGCGCCGTCATTCTCCGCGCAGTAGCCCACCGTCCTTGCGATCCGCTCTTCCATAAGCGCCATCCGCCGTTCGCGCGAAAGGCCGCCGTACAGCTTTAGATAATATTCATTGTCGGCCATACAGAGCGCGGCGAGTGAGGCGGCCTCTTTCAGCCTGCCGCCGAGCCCTATTAAGGAGACCTTGTTTTCGCCAGATTTATCCATAAAATATCATTCCCTCTTTATCTCCTATTCTACGAAATATTTTAAATTAAAGATATAGGCAAAACTGGTTGCCAATTAACGAAAGAGGTTATAAAATGTCAGCATGAGAAATATGCGGACGGAAAGTTGTGTTAAAAAGGACTGTTGTTGCTGTACGTTTAGCGGTAAAAACGTATGGCCAGAGGTGCCGTGCTCATAGAGGAGCAGGCATAGAACAAGTCTACAGAGAGATTTTATATCCAAGAGAGCCTGCCTGCGGCAGGCTCTCTTTTTTATTATGGAGGGGGAAGATCAATGGGAATATGGAAAAACATCAGCAGCGACTACATGGCGGCTAAGCGGAACGATCCTGCGATTCCCGACGGATTGCGCGGATTTCTGGAGATCGTCTTCTGTACGCCGGGCTTTCTCGCGATAACCGCGCACCGCGGTATCCACTATCTTCACACGCGCTGGCATATACCGGTGCTGCCGCGCTTCATCTCACTAATCGTGCGCTGGTGGACGGGGATAGAGATCCACCCCGCGGCGCAGATAGGGGAGGGCTTCTTCGTCGACCATGGCGCGGGCGTCGTTATCGGCGAGACGGCGGTCGTTGGCAAAAACGTCACTCTCTATCAGGGAGTGACCCTTGGCGGCACTGGCAACGAAAAAAGCCACAAACGCCACCCCACTCTTGGCGACAACGTCTTTGTCGGCAGCGGCGCGAAGATACTGGGCCCCATTACGGTCGGCTCCAACTCGCGCATCGGCGCCAACAGCGCCGTCCTTAAGAACGTCCCCGAAAATGCCACCGTCACCGGTATGCGGGCGCGCATTGTCAAGGTCAACGGCAAGCCGGTGAGCAGCGCCTCCGCGGCGCTGTCGCCTGAAGAGCTGCTGGCGCGTATTATCCGTCTTGAAGAAGAGCTCTATTACCTGCAGCGCGAATTCAAACAATGCCGCGGCGACGAAATCGAAGAGGCTCCTGCGGTATCCGGCGAACTGGAGATAGAGGTGGCGCACAAATAACCGCCGCCGGGTCGGAAATGTTGATAATCATTACTGATATATCAAAATAAATAGCCGTATCCTCATACTGTGATATTTCTGAGAGATAAGTTGGTTCATATTAACATAAAAATACTCTGATGATGGGGTAAAGCTCTGCTTTTGCCGGAAATAGTATCTTTTTATTGCAAAACTATTTTTTGCAAGCAATAGCCCTTTGCGAAATTAGAGATTTTCTCATAAACAGAGCTTTTTTAGAGAAAATTTTGAGTAAAAATTGTGCTGAAAAATATCGTATTTAATATAATAATTTTAGATTTAATAAAAACTTAAAAATATCTGATAGATGTAAAAACGTTAAATTTTTGAAAAAATATTCTAACGTTGACACAATCGCTCTTCTGATATATCTTGTATTCAACAAAATAGTTAAGCAATTTTACATATTTATATATAGGTGTAAGTACCGTCTCGGCTTTTTCGGCCTGATTGGGCCGTATCTGATAAAAGCAGAATTTGAAGGGAGAGGTACCAGTAATGAAGAAATTTGCAGTACTCATGACAGCACTCCTCGTATCAGCCATAATGGCGACATCGGCTATGGCGGCGGAGCAGATAGTTCTCCGTTTCGCGGGGCAGCAGCCCACGGAACATCTTTGCACGAAGATGATGCACGATTTCGCGAAAGAGATCGAGCAGAAGACAAAGGGACGCGTTAAGATCAACGTATTCCCCGCCAACCAGCTGGGCAGCTATGAACTCGTCATGGAAGAGCTTATCCGCGGAACGATCGACATGTCCGTAACCTCGTTCGCCAGCGGCTTTGACCCCCGTTTCGACGTCATCTACACCAATGGTATCGTAAGCAGCTACGCTGAAGCGAAGAAAGTATTCACCCCCGGCGCATGGCTCCCCAACAAGCTTGTTGAACTTGGCAAGCCTCTCGGCGTCAACGTCCTCGGCTCCTATGTCGAAGGTATGATCGGTATCGCCTCAACGAAACCCCTCAAAGAACCCCTTAACCCGAAGGTCGACAAGGGCGTTCTCGTCCGCGTTGCCAACATGGACGTTTACAACCTAGGCGCAAAGGCCATGGGCTTCCGTACGATCACCATTCCCTGGGCCGACATCTACCAGTCACTCCAGACCGGCGTCTGCGACGCGGTCAACGGTATGTCGACAGCCGCCGCTTACACCACCCTGGGCGACGTTATGAAGTACTGGTACGCGACGAACTATTCCTTCGAGTACCTCCCGCTGATGGTCAGCGAAAAAGCTTGGAAGAAACTTTCGCCCGCCGACCAGAAGATATTCCAGGAAGCCGCGAAGAACTTCACCCTCAAATCGATCAGCACTGCTGAATCAGAAGATATGAAATACATGAAGCTAATGGAAAAGAAGGGCATCAAGGTCCACAAGTACACCGCTCAGGAGCTTAAGCCCATCAAAGACGCCTGCATAGGCATCTGGGACGAGCTTGGCAAGAGAGGACTCACACCGGAGCTCATGAAGGGCCTCAGAGAGAACCTCGGCAAATAAGTTTCCATAATCCCATAAAAATCAGAGATAAAAACCGGCTGAGAGGCACCGCCTCCGGCCGGTTTTTTGTATTTGTAGCGGATGTCTACTAGCTCTTCAGTTTGAAATGTGGGCGGTTCGTCAGGAAATCCGGGTATTATTTTGCATCGCAATATATAAAACCGGGACATCCGTAACCGGTCGGGGCAGAGACCCGCGCGGTGCGGTTAGGGCTGTAGCGGCTATGCATATGTTATTTTGTATCTTGGCTGATATGACACAGCCGTGTCTTTTTCACGGCTGTTGGATGGCTACCCCTTCGTTTTTTGAATTTTTCTCATACTTTTGTTCGGTTCTTGGCGTTTTTCACGGCGAAAATTATTAAAAACCCGCTGTATACGCTATCATGGTTTGCCTTCGTTCCGTCATGCCTGGTTTGCACTGGGGATTGGCGGCGTTGGGCTTCTGCCGTAACACTAGGCGCGGAAAAACAGGGCGGAAACCGTCAGCTTGAATGCTCTGGGACGCGGTTACTTTTGCAATTGACATGACTCTTGCCTGTAAAGCTAAATTCCTTGACAGGCATTCTTTCAGCCTGTATAATCCTTTGGTTGACTGAGGGGAGCGGTTGTTGTGGCGGAAAAAGATTCTTTGAACCAGCGTGTCAGAGACGGGCTTCTGCTCGACAATTATGGTTTGCAGCTCACGGAAAAGCAGCGGATGGCCTGCGAGATGATCCTCATGCAGGATTTTTCGCTCTCGGAGGCGGCGGAGACGCTCGGCGTCTCGCGGCAGGGTGTCCACGACCTCATCACGCGTGCGCGGGAGCATATGGAGGAGTATGAGAAATCCTTCGGCCTCATCGCGCGCCGTCAGCAGATGGAGCAGGTGCTTGAGGAAAACAGGGAGCGTCTGCCGGAAGATTTTTACGTGACATTCAAAAAAATCCTTGGAGCATAGGGAGACGGCATGTTTGACTCATTAAAAGAACGCTTTGAAAATATATTCGCGGGACTGCGCGGCAAGGGCAAGCTCTCGGAAGAGGACATAAATCTCGCGCTGCGCGAGGTGCGCCGCGCACTGCTTGAGGCCGACGTCAATTACAAGGTCGTAAAGGACGTTGTTGAGGCGATCCGCACGCGCGCCACGGGCCAGCAGGTCCTTGAGTCGATAACCCCTTCGCAGCTCATCTTCACGATAGTTTACGAAGAATTGATAAAGATAATGGGAGAGGCCCCCGCGCCTCTCGTCATCTCACCGAAGCCGCCGACGGTCTACATGATGGTTGGTCTCCAGGGCTCCGGCAAGACGACCACAACGGTAAAGATCGCGCGCCGGATGTCGAAGGGGCACAAGCCCCTCGTCGTCGCCTGTGACCTTCGCAGGCCGGCGGCCGTCGACCAGCTCCGCGTGCTCGCGGAGAAAGCGAATATCCCCTTCTTCGGCCCCGAGGCCGGTGAGACGGACCCCGTGGCGGTGGCGCGCAGGTCGCGCG includes these proteins:
- the dctP gene encoding TRAP transporter substrate-binding protein DctP, giving the protein MKKFAVLMTALLVSAIMATSAMAAEQIVLRFAGQQPTEHLCTKMMHDFAKEIEQKTKGRVKINVFPANQLGSYELVMEELIRGTIDMSVTSFASGFDPRFDVIYTNGIVSSYAEAKKVFTPGAWLPNKLVELGKPLGVNVLGSYVEGMIGIASTKPLKEPLNPKVDKGVLVRVANMDVYNLGAKAMGFRTITIPWADIYQSLQTGVCDAVNGMSTAAAYTTLGDVMKYWYATNYSFEYLPLMVSEKAWKKLSPADQKIFQEAAKNFTLKSISTAESEDMKYMKLMEKKGIKVHKYTAQELKPIKDACIGIWDELGKRGLTPELMKGLRENLGK
- a CDS encoding AraC family transcriptional regulator produces the protein MNSQRDGGYEMNGWMDGIQNAIRYIEDNITEDLNIEDIAACSYVSAFYFQRIFSVLCGVTIGEYIRNRRLTLAAQELSRENDKVINIAIKYGYESPDSFARAFARFHGVSPSAATKKGARLRAYAPLHIKISMEGGTMLEYKIAEKEAFTVMGKSKKFNTDTSYDEIPSFWREHMKSGENQIVCGMYGICMDVDGKIFDYLIADNYIPWNEIPNGYVTKVIPAGTWVIFPCHGALPKSLQDVNTKIWSEWLPNCREYRLGGNYSIELYAPFTENPEDTYCEIWVPIEKL
- a CDS encoding sigma factor-like helix-turn-helix DNA-binding protein; the protein is MAEKDSLNQRVRDGLLLDNYGLQLTEKQRMACEMILMQDFSLSEAAETLGVSRQGVHDLITRAREHMEEYEKSFGLIARRQQMEQVLEENRERLPEDFYVTFKKILGA
- the epsC gene encoding serine O-acetyltransferase EpsC; its protein translation is MGIWKNISSDYMAAKRNDPAIPDGLRGFLEIVFCTPGFLAITAHRGIHYLHTRWHIPVLPRFISLIVRWWTGIEIHPAAQIGEGFFVDHGAGVVIGETAVVGKNVTLYQGVTLGGTGNEKSHKRHPTLGDNVFVGSGAKILGPITVGSNSRIGANSAVLKNVPENATVTGMRARIVKVNGKPVSSASAALSPEELLARIIRLEEELYYLQREFKQCRGDEIEEAPAVSGELEIEVAHK